A genomic stretch from Thauera sp. GDN1 includes:
- a CDS encoding cytochrome c — MKLPPLVAHVVVLIGAAVVSALASAADTLPASPDAQRARELVHIVRQDCGSCHGLTFKGGLGPALTAEALEGKPAESLVATIIGGRPGTPMPPFGSIVTESEAEWIVDQLMRGFPPDAGLPQARSMN, encoded by the coding sequence ATGAAACTCCCGCCCCTCGTCGCTCACGTGGTCGTCCTGATCGGTGCGGCCGTCGTCTCGGCGCTCGCATCCGCTGCCGACACCCTTCCTGCATCGCCCGATGCGCAGCGCGCGCGCGAGCTGGTGCATATCGTCCGCCAGGACTGCGGGTCCTGTCACGGGCTCACCTTCAAGGGCGGGCTCGGTCCTGCGCTTACCGCAGAGGCACTTGAGGGCAAGCCGGCGGAGAGCCTGGTCGCTACCATCATCGGCGGCCGTCCGGGGACGCCGATGCCGCCCTTCGGCTCCATCGTCACCGAGTCCGAGGCCGAATGGATCGTCGATCAGTTGATGCGCGGCTTTCCCCCCGACGCGGGGCTGCCCCAAGCGCGCAGCATGAACTGA
- a CDS encoding plastocyanin/azurin family copper-binding protein: MVVGLAGAMLALGFPAAVAAAEHVVVIEKYSFSPAELRIGKGDTVTWSNNEKRVSHSVLFIERSEESERFFPGEKWSRTFPEAGRFEYRCGPHPEMLGVVIVE; encoded by the coding sequence ATGGTGGTGGGTCTGGCGGGCGCAATGCTCGCGCTGGGTTTCCCGGCTGCGGTCGCCGCGGCCGAGCACGTCGTGGTGATCGAGAAATACAGCTTCAGTCCGGCCGAGCTGCGCATCGGCAAGGGCGACACCGTGACCTGGAGCAACAACGAGAAGCGGGTGAGCCACTCGGTGCTGTTCATCGAACGCAGCGAGGAATCGGAGCGCTTCTTTCCGGGCGAGAAGTGGTCGCGCACCTTCCCCGAGGCCGGGCGCTTCGAGTATCGATGCGGCCCCCATCCAGAGATGCTCGGCGTGGTGATCGTCGAGTGA
- a CDS encoding ethylbenzene dehydrogenase-related protein, which yields MTMKKTMIAGAVGAFLAFGAGSAMAAAPDWGKVEAKDFTLFYPGVSPLEWIQKGTEHGGARALKKGETCADCHSEETADMGKKMASGQKIEPTPIAGKAASIPVKVQAAHDGENLYLRFSWKQPAASGAAKMDDKNPVKIAFMLESGGKVELADQAGCWATCHTDSRTMPGADEAKTKYVKGASLAEGKFYDLYQWRSGENKGFDGYVADKRVMEGGKALVSAEGKKDGDNWTVVFTRKLAGGEGDVALESGKAYNFGFAIHDDSAAGRFHHVSLGYKLGIDADGHVKAAKQ from the coding sequence ATGACGATGAAGAAAACCATGATTGCTGGCGCCGTGGGCGCATTCCTGGCGTTCGGTGCCGGTAGCGCGATGGCCGCTGCGCCCGACTGGGGCAAGGTCGAGGCCAAGGACTTCACCCTGTTCTATCCGGGCGTGTCGCCGCTGGAGTGGATCCAGAAGGGCACCGAGCACGGTGGCGCGCGCGCGCTGAAGAAGGGCGAGACCTGCGCCGACTGCCACAGCGAAGAAACCGCCGACATGGGCAAGAAGATGGCCAGCGGGCAGAAGATCGAGCCGACGCCGATCGCCGGCAAGGCGGCGTCGATCCCGGTCAAGGTGCAGGCCGCGCATGACGGCGAGAACCTCTACCTGCGCTTCTCCTGGAAGCAGCCGGCTGCCTCCGGCGCGGCGAAGATGGACGACAAGAACCCGGTCAAGATCGCGTTCATGCTCGAGTCCGGCGGCAAGGTCGAGCTTGCCGACCAGGCCGGCTGCTGGGCCACCTGTCACACCGATTCGCGCACCATGCCCGGCGCCGACGAAGCCAAGACCAAGTACGTGAAGGGCGCCTCGCTGGCCGAGGGCAAGTTCTACGACCTCTACCAGTGGCGTAGCGGCGAGAACAAGGGCTTCGACGGCTACGTCGCCGACAAGCGCGTGATGGAAGGCGGCAAGGCCCTGGTCAGCGCCGAAGGCAAGAAGGACGGCGACAACTGGACGGTCGTGTTCACCCGCAAGCTGGCGGGCGGCGAAGGTGACGTGGCGCTCGAATCGGGCAAGGCCTACAACTTCGGCTTCGCAATCCACGACGACAGCGCCGCGGGCCGCTTCCACCACGTCTCGCTCGGCTACAAGCTGGGTATCGACGCCGACGGCCACGTGAAGGCTGCCAAGCAGTAA
- a CDS encoding DUF4124 domain-containing protein produces the protein MIRRTVLIVALFAALPAFAQIYTWKDGGGRVHFSDTPPATGEVSVIKGATAPRPAPTPAPATDNGGTPANDAAVPKGPATLAEREQAFRERRAAAAEAEAKAGEEAAREAERQRFCEQARNQLTALQSGQRVSRFNAAGEREFLDDATRDAEIERLQQQMGAHCKQ, from the coding sequence ATGATTCGCCGTACCGTGCTCATCGTCGCCCTGTTCGCGGCGCTTCCCGCGTTCGCCCAGATCTACACCTGGAAGGACGGGGGTGGCCGCGTCCATTTCAGCGACACGCCGCCCGCCACCGGCGAGGTAAGCGTGATCAAGGGCGCGACCGCACCCAGACCGGCGCCGACGCCTGCGCCAGCGACCGACAACGGTGGAACGCCCGCAAACGACGCGGCCGTGCCCAAGGGGCCGGCCACGCTGGCCGAGCGCGAGCAGGCCTTCCGCGAGCGCCGCGCCGCTGCCGCCGAGGCCGAAGCGAAGGCCGGCGAGGAAGCGGCGCGCGAGGCGGAACGACAGCGCTTCTGCGAACAGGCACGCAACCAGCTCACGGCGCTGCAGTCGGGGCAGCGGGTCAGCCGCTTCAACGCCGCCGGCGAACGCGAATTCCTCGACGACGCGACGCGCGACGCGGAAATCGAACGCCTGCAGCAGCAGATGGGCGCGCACTGCAAGCAGTAA
- a CDS encoding NapC/NirT family cytochrome c has product MSDRNSDNLKQEDSGGFWARLRRPSKRSLGGLLAVGVVLGVLLWGGFNTAMEATNTEKFCISCHEMYDNVYQEYKETIHYRNRTGVRAVCSDCHVPKDWTYKMMRKIQASREVWGKITGTIDTREKFEAKRLTLARREWARMKSVDSRECRNCHSLESMNPEVQKQRARKQHEMAIADKMTCIDCHKGISHNKPAGMTEEDEM; this is encoded by the coding sequence ATGTCAGATCGAAACAGCGACAACCTCAAACAAGAAGATTCGGGCGGCTTCTGGGCACGCCTGCGCCGCCCGTCGAAGAGATCGCTGGGCGGTCTGTTGGCTGTTGGAGTCGTGCTGGGTGTGCTGCTCTGGGGCGGTTTCAACACCGCGATGGAAGCCACGAACACCGAGAAATTCTGCATTTCCTGCCACGAGATGTATGACAACGTGTATCAGGAATACAAGGAAACGATTCACTACCGCAACCGCACGGGCGTGCGTGCGGTGTGCTCGGATTGTCACGTTCCGAAGGACTGGACGTACAAGATGATGCGCAAGATCCAGGCGTCCCGCGAGGTCTGGGGCAAGATTACCGGTACCATCGACACCCGCGAGAAGTTCGAGGCCAAGCGCCTGACCCTCGCCCGGCGTGAATGGGCGCGCATGAAGTCGGTCGACTCGCGCGAATGCCGTAACTGCCATAGCCTGGAGAGCATGAACCCCGAGGTTCAAAAGCAGCGCGCACGCAAGCAGCACGAGATGGCCATCGCTGACAAGATGACCTGCATCGACTGCCACAAGGGTATCTCCCACAACAAGCCGGCAGGCATGACCGAGGAAGACGAGATGTAA
- the guaB gene encoding IMP dehydrogenase: protein MRVIQKALTFDDVLLVPAHSTVLPRDVSLQSQVTRRIRLNIPLVSAAMDTVTESRLAIALAQEGGIGVVHKNLTPAQQAAEVHKVKRHESGILKDPITIPPTMTVGEVIALQRQHRFSGVPVVEGGKVVGIVTNRDTRFETNLDQLVSEIMTPQARLVTVREGASLDEARELLRVHRLERVLVMNDAGELCGLITVKDMMKSTEHPFAAKDDQGRLRVAAAIGVGAGTEERAELLAEAGVDMIVVDTAHGHSQGVLDRVNWVKKNFPQIEVVGGNIATADAARALVDSGADGVKVGIGPGSICTTRIVAGVGVPQISAIDNVANALAGTGVPMIADGGIRFSGDIAKAIAAGANVVMLGGLFAGTEEAPGETVLFQGRSYKSYRGMGSLGAMEKGAADRYFQDENTGNIDKLVPEGIEGRVPYKGSVGVVIHQLVGGLRASMGYLGCPDIPAMHERAQFVQISSAGMRESHVHDVQITKEAPNYQIS, encoded by the coding sequence ATGCGAGTGATTCAGAAGGCGCTGACCTTCGATGACGTCCTTCTCGTTCCCGCCCACTCCACGGTTCTCCCGCGCGATGTGAGCCTGCAGAGCCAGGTCACGCGGCGCATCCGCCTGAACATTCCCCTCGTGTCTGCCGCCATGGATACGGTGACCGAAAGCCGTCTCGCGATCGCGCTGGCGCAGGAAGGCGGAATCGGCGTGGTGCACAAGAACCTGACGCCGGCCCAGCAGGCGGCCGAGGTGCACAAGGTCAAGCGCCACGAGTCCGGCATCCTCAAGGACCCGATCACCATCCCGCCGACGATGACCGTGGGCGAGGTCATCGCGCTGCAGCGCCAGCACCGCTTCTCCGGCGTGCCGGTCGTGGAGGGCGGCAAGGTGGTGGGCATCGTCACCAACCGCGACACCCGCTTCGAGACCAATCTGGACCAGCTGGTCTCCGAGATCATGACGCCGCAGGCCCGCCTGGTCACCGTGCGCGAAGGCGCCAGCCTCGACGAGGCGCGCGAGCTGCTGCGCGTGCACCGCCTCGAGCGCGTGCTGGTGATGAACGATGCCGGCGAGCTGTGCGGCCTCATCACCGTCAAGGACATGATGAAGTCCACCGAGCACCCGTTCGCCGCCAAGGACGACCAGGGCCGCCTGCGCGTGGCTGCCGCGATCGGTGTCGGTGCCGGCACCGAGGAGCGTGCCGAGCTGCTGGCCGAGGCCGGCGTGGATATGATCGTGGTCGATACCGCCCATGGTCACTCGCAGGGCGTGCTCGACCGCGTGAACTGGGTCAAGAAGAACTTCCCGCAGATCGAGGTCGTCGGCGGCAACATCGCCACTGCCGACGCAGCGCGTGCGCTGGTCGACTCGGGGGCCGATGGCGTCAAGGTCGGCATCGGCCCGGGCTCGATCTGCACCACCCGCATCGTCGCCGGTGTCGGCGTGCCCCAGATCAGCGCGATCGACAACGTCGCCAACGCGCTGGCCGGCACGGGCGTGCCGATGATCGCCGACGGCGGCATCCGCTTCTCGGGCGACATCGCCAAGGCGATTGCCGCGGGCGCCAACGTCGTGATGCTGGGCGGCCTGTTCGCCGGCACCGAAGAGGCGCCGGGCGAGACGGTGCTGTTCCAGGGTCGTTCCTACAAGTCCTACCGTGGCATGGGTTCGCTGGGCGCGATGGAGAAGGGCGCGGCCGACCGTTACTTCCAGGACGAGAACACCGGCAACATCGACAAGCTGGTGCCCGAGGGCATCGAAGGTCGGGTGCCCTACAAGGGCTCGGTCGGTGTCGTCATCCACCAGCTCGTCGGCGGCCTGCGCGCCTCGATGGGCTACCTCGGCTGCCCGGACATCCCGGCCATGCACGAGCGCGCCCAGTTCGTGCAGATCAGCTCGGCCGGCATGCGTGAATCGCACGTCCACGACGTGCAGATCACCAAGGAAGCGCCGAACTACCAGATCAGCTGA
- the guaA gene encoding glutamine-hydrolyzing GMP synthase, with protein MAHQKILILDFGSQVSQLIARRVREQQVYCELHPFDVSEEFVRGFGAQGVILSGGPNSVYEAEDWRAPQAVFELGVPVLGICYGMQTMASQLGGKVESAAKREFGYAEMRARGHSKLFEGIEDRTNAEGHGLLDVWMSHGDKVTALPPGFKVIGSNESTPIAAMADEVRGFYGVQFHPEVTHTIKGKEMIARFVHDICGCGHDWNMPDYIEEAVQRIRDQVGDEEVILGLSGGVDSSVAAALIHRAIGDQLTCVFVDHGLLRLNEGKLVMEMFAGRLHAKVVHVDATEQFMGHLKGVTDPEQKRKIIGREFVEVFQAEAKKLPNAKWLAQGTIYPDVIESGGAKSKKAHTIKSHHNVGGLPETLGLKLLEPLRDLFKDEVRELGVALGLPHDMVYRHPFPGPGLGVRILGEVRQDFAELLRRADAIFIDELRAADWYDKTSQAFAVFLPVKSVGVMGDGRTYEYVVALRAVQTQDFMTAHWAELPHSLLGKVSNRIINEVRGINRVVYDISGKPPATIEWE; from the coding sequence ATGGCTCACCAGAAAATCCTCATCCTCGACTTCGGTTCCCAGGTCTCCCAGCTGATCGCGCGCCGCGTGCGCGAACAGCAGGTCTACTGCGAGCTGCATCCCTTCGACGTGTCGGAAGAATTCGTGCGCGGCTTCGGCGCCCAGGGCGTGATCCTGTCGGGTGGCCCGAACTCGGTCTATGAAGCCGAAGACTGGCGCGCGCCGCAGGCGGTGTTCGAGCTCGGCGTGCCGGTGCTGGGCATCTGCTACGGCATGCAGACCATGGCCAGTCAGCTCGGCGGCAAGGTCGAGAGCGCCGCCAAGCGCGAGTTCGGCTATGCCGAGATGCGCGCGCGCGGGCACTCGAAGCTGTTCGAGGGCATCGAGGACCGTACCAACGCCGAGGGCCACGGCCTGCTCGACGTGTGGATGAGCCACGGCGACAAGGTCACCGCGCTGCCGCCGGGCTTCAAGGTCATCGGCAGCAACGAATCCACCCCGATCGCGGCGATGGCCGACGAGGTGCGCGGCTTCTACGGCGTGCAGTTCCACCCCGAGGTCACGCACACGATCAAGGGCAAGGAGATGATCGCGCGCTTCGTGCACGACATCTGCGGCTGCGGCCACGACTGGAACATGCCCGACTACATCGAGGAGGCGGTGCAGAGGATCCGCGACCAGGTGGGCGACGAGGAGGTCATCCTCGGCCTGTCGGGCGGCGTGGACTCCTCGGTGGCGGCCGCGCTGATCCATCGCGCGATCGGCGACCAGCTCACCTGCGTGTTCGTCGACCACGGCCTGCTGCGCCTGAACGAAGGCAAGCTGGTGATGGAGATGTTCGCCGGCCGCCTGCATGCCAAGGTCGTGCATGTGGATGCGACCGAGCAGTTCATGGGCCACCTCAAGGGTGTCACCGACCCCGAGCAGAAGCGCAAGATCATCGGCCGCGAGTTCGTCGAGGTGTTCCAGGCCGAGGCGAAGAAGCTGCCGAACGCGAAGTGGCTGGCCCAGGGCACGATCTACCCCGACGTGATCGAGTCCGGCGGCGCCAAGAGCAAGAAGGCGCACACGATCAAGAGCCACCACAACGTCGGCGGCCTGCCCGAGACCCTGGGCCTGAAGCTGCTCGAGCCGCTGCGCGACCTGTTCAAGGACGAAGTGCGCGAGCTCGGTGTGGCCCTCGGCCTGCCGCACGACATGGTGTATCGCCACCCCTTCCCGGGCCCTGGCCTGGGCGTGCGCATCCTCGGCGAGGTCCGCCAGGACTTCGCCGAGCTGCTGCGCCGCGCCGATGCGATCTTCATCGACGAGCTGCGCGCCGCCGATTGGTACGACAAGACCAGCCAGGCCTTCGCGGTCTTCCTGCCGGTCAAGAGCGTGGGCGTGATGGGCGATGGCCGCACCTACGAATACGTGGTGGCGCTGCGCGCGGTGCAGACCCAGGACTTCATGACCGCGCACTGGGCGGAGCTGCCGCACAGCCTGCTCGGCAAGGTCAGCAACCGGATCATCAACGAAGTGCGCGGCATCAACCGCGTCGTCTACGACATCTCGGGCAAGCCGCCGGCGACGATCGAGTGGGAATGA
- a CDS encoding putative nucleotidyltransferase substrate binding domain-containing protein — protein MADENQFFRPIRDFYQRGVVSCTADDALVDIVAQMRARSISCVVVLADGKPFAIVTDRDLRNKVVATGKDPASLCVADVMSSPLVTIAEDDVLYEALYRMSRHNIHRLVVVDQAGVLAGIITVTDILRLQAHSPHQLVLDIEKADSIDALRELHQRIQKLIIHLAGTGIAIREMVKLIANLNDQVLIRLIHLLRAEKYPDLTGDFAFVVMGSEGRGEQTLSTDQDNAIIYDDSVSGEALARLEAFSGDLIDALISIGVPPCPGGIMAKNPQWRRSLSEWRQELTRWLSTPTPDNVMTGSMFMDLRPLYGRADLVDTLRTHAFHYMANEQGFLVRMAQNMTQFAPPLGWFGRIKVDKSGPHRGQLDLKKAGIFAITDGIKALAIEAGRLHGSTHDRMEALVEAGVMKAEQVADLRAAFDFLVLMRLQGQVAALRTDTTPSNYIALEHLNAMEQGELRLALEGVAKFQSFIEHHFKLQLLRN, from the coding sequence ATGGCCGACGAGAATCAGTTCTTTCGTCCAATCCGCGATTTCTACCAGCGTGGCGTCGTCAGCTGCACGGCCGACGACGCCCTGGTCGACATCGTCGCGCAGATGCGCGCGCGCAGCATCTCGTGTGTCGTCGTGCTCGCCGACGGCAAGCCGTTCGCGATCGTCACCGACCGCGACCTGCGCAACAAGGTCGTCGCCACCGGCAAGGATCCGGCAAGCCTGTGCGTGGCGGACGTCATGAGCAGCCCGCTGGTGACGATCGCCGAGGACGACGTCCTCTACGAGGCGCTCTACCGCATGTCGCGCCACAACATCCATCGCCTCGTGGTGGTGGATCAGGCGGGCGTGCTCGCCGGCATCATCACCGTCACCGACATCCTCCGCCTGCAGGCCCACTCGCCGCATCAGCTCGTGCTGGACATCGAGAAGGCGGACTCGATCGACGCGCTGCGCGAACTCCACCAGCGCATCCAGAAACTGATCATCCACCTCGCCGGCACCGGGATCGCGATCCGCGAGATGGTGAAGCTGATCGCCAACCTCAACGACCAGGTGCTGATCCGGCTGATCCATCTGCTGCGGGCGGAGAAGTACCCCGACCTGACCGGGGATTTCGCCTTCGTGGTGATGGGCAGCGAAGGACGCGGCGAGCAGACCCTGTCCACCGACCAGGACAACGCGATCATCTACGACGACAGCGTGAGCGGCGAGGCCCTCGCCCGCCTGGAGGCGTTCTCAGGCGACCTGATCGATGCGCTGATATCGATCGGCGTGCCGCCCTGCCCCGGCGGCATCATGGCCAAGAATCCGCAGTGGCGGCGCAGCCTGTCCGAGTGGCGCCAGGAGCTGACGCGCTGGCTGTCCACGCCGACGCCGGACAACGTGATGACCGGCAGCATGTTCATGGACCTGCGTCCGCTCTACGGCCGCGCCGACCTGGTGGACACGCTGCGCACCCATGCCTTCCATTACATGGCCAACGAACAGGGCTTCCTGGTGCGCATGGCCCAGAACATGACGCAGTTCGCGCCGCCGCTGGGCTGGTTCGGACGCATCAAGGTGGACAAATCCGGCCCTCACCGCGGTCAGCTCGATCTCAAGAAGGCCGGCATCTTCGCGATCACCGACGGCATCAAGGCCCTCGCGATCGAAGCCGGAAGGCTGCACGGCAGCACGCACGACCGCATGGAGGCGCTGGTGGAAGCCGGCGTCATGAAGGCCGAACAGGTCGCCGACCTGCGCGCCGCCTTCGACTTCCTCGTGCTGATGCGCCTGCAGGGCCAGGTCGCCGCCCTGCGCACCGACACGACGCCGAGCAACTACATCGCGCTCGAACACCTCAACGCCATGGAACAGGGCGAACTGCGCCTCGCACTCGAGGGCGTGGCCAAGTTCCAGTCCTTCATCGAGCACCACTTCAAGCTGCAGCTGCTGCGCAACTGA
- the cobA gene encoding uroporphyrinogen-III C-methyltransferase, with amino-acid sequence MYAGHQVSDASPFGSGATRAFRAPSRSPARLGASGSRSAGARQGASRGAGKVFLVGAGPGDPDLLTVKAQRLITQAQVVVFDHLVGEAIVDLIPAAARRVYAGKEAGNHALPQHAINRLLVELASEGLDVVRLKGGDPFIFGRGGEEMQAVLDAGLECEIVPGITAAAGAASCTGIPLTHREHAQTLVFATGHLKDDTVDLDWTALARPRQTVVIYMGLGALDIICTQLIAHGLPAHTPAAVIHAATTPGQCGVHSNIAHLPAAVREAGIRTPALIMIGEVVALDPGLLLEHALQSAA; translated from the coding sequence ATGTACGCAGGACATCAGGTATCAGACGCTTCGCCCTTCGGCAGCGGCGCGACGCGCGCTTTCCGTGCGCCCTCCCGCTCCCCCGCTCGCCTGGGCGCATCGGGGAGCCGCAGCGCGGGCGCTCGCCAGGGCGCGAGCCGCGGCGCAGGCAAGGTGTTCCTGGTCGGTGCGGGCCCGGGCGATCCGGACCTGCTGACGGTGAAGGCCCAGCGCCTGATCACCCAGGCCCAGGTGGTGGTCTTCGACCATCTGGTCGGGGAAGCGATCGTCGACCTGATCCCCGCCGCCGCACGGCGGGTGTATGCCGGCAAGGAAGCCGGCAATCACGCCCTGCCCCAGCACGCGATCAACCGTCTGCTCGTGGAGCTGGCGAGCGAGGGCCTGGACGTGGTCCGCCTCAAGGGCGGCGACCCCTTCATCTTCGGCCGCGGCGGCGAGGAGATGCAGGCGGTGCTCGACGCCGGCCTCGAATGCGAGATCGTCCCCGGCATCACCGCGGCCGCGGGCGCAGCATCCTGTACCGGCATTCCGCTGACCCACCGCGAGCATGCCCAGACCCTGGTCTTCGCCACCGGACACCTGAAGGACGATACCGTCGACCTAGACTGGACCGCCCTCGCCCGCCCCCGCCAGACCGTGGTGATCTACATGGGCCTGGGCGCGCTCGACATCATCTGCACGCAGCTGATCGCCCACGGCCTGCCCGCGCACACCCCGGCCGCCGTCATCCATGCGGCGACCACCCCGGGCCAGTGCGGCGTGCACAGCAACATCGCGCACCTGCCCGCGGCGGTTCGCGAAGCCGGGATCCGCACCCCGGCGCTGATCATGATCGGCGAAGTCGTGGCCCTGGACCCCGGCCTGCTGCTCGAACACGCGCTGCAGTCCGCCGCCTGA
- a CDS encoding YihY/virulence factor BrkB family protein, which translates to MSARNLPVLTFWYSVFKTTVKLWLDAQVFVHAAALAFFTVFSVAPVMIVAVTLVGFVLGESAAQGQIVEQLRAAIGDEAAAAVQTAVENSRIQHSGLLPTLAGVAAMLFGATTVFTQMQTSLNAIWGVAPRPTRSSVFIYMKTRLLSLAVVLGIGFVLLVSLMLSVFVRGVVAFAQDWLPVPVPVVLGVDWVVSLVVITLLFGTIFRVLPDVVLRWRDVVLGAFVTALLFAFGRALIAIYLSTTATASTYGAAGSLVLLLLWVNYSSLILLFGAAFTRAHLQARGRAVRPRATAICVHRQLIED; encoded by the coding sequence ATGTCCGCTCGAAACCTTCCCGTCCTGACGTTCTGGTATTCGGTGTTCAAGACCACGGTCAAGCTGTGGCTCGACGCGCAGGTCTTCGTGCATGCGGCGGCGCTGGCCTTCTTCACCGTGTTCTCGGTGGCGCCGGTGATGATCGTGGCGGTCACGCTGGTCGGCTTCGTGCTCGGCGAGAGCGCGGCGCAGGGCCAGATCGTCGAGCAGCTGCGCGCGGCGATCGGCGACGAGGCGGCGGCGGCGGTGCAGACGGCGGTGGAGAACAGTCGCATCCAGCACAGCGGCCTGCTGCCGACGCTGGCGGGCGTCGCCGCCATGCTGTTCGGTGCCACCACCGTGTTCACCCAGATGCAGACTTCGTTGAACGCGATCTGGGGGGTCGCGCCGCGGCCCACCCGTAGCAGCGTGTTCATCTACATGAAGACGCGCCTGCTGTCGCTGGCCGTGGTGCTGGGAATCGGCTTCGTGCTGCTGGTGTCCTTGATGCTGAGCGTGTTCGTGCGCGGCGTGGTCGCGTTCGCGCAGGACTGGCTGCCGGTGCCGGTGCCGGTGGTGCTCGGGGTGGACTGGGTGGTGTCGCTGGTGGTGATCACGCTGCTGTTCGGGACGATCTTCCGTGTCCTGCCCGACGTGGTGCTGCGCTGGCGCGACGTGGTGCTGGGCGCCTTCGTGACCGCGCTGCTGTTCGCCTTCGGGCGGGCGCTGATCGCGATCTACCTGTCCACCACGGCGACCGCGTCCACCTACGGTGCGGCCGGCTCGCTCGTGCTGCTGCTGCTATGGGTGAATTATTCCTCGCTGATCCTGCTGTTCGGTGCGGCCTTCACCCGTGCGCACCTGCAGGCGCGAGGGCGTGCGGTGCGGCCGCGCGCGACGGCGATCTGCGTGCACCGGCAGCTGATCGAGGACTGA
- a CDS encoding cytochrome D1 domain-containing protein: MQKTRLIGSALAMAILPMAMSSAWAQEAPKLTAEEMEKGKLIYFERCAGCHGVLRKGATGKNLEPHWTKTAPDGTKLEGGTLKLGTDRLEKIISYGTEGGMVNYDDILTKEEINLMARYIQNEPPIPPEFSLKDMKDSWKLIVPVKDRPTKQMNKVNLKNVFAITLRDAGKLALVDGDTHKIWKILDTGYAVHISRLSASGRYVYTVGRDGLTTIIDMFYEEPTTVATVRLGSDARSVDTSKFKGYEDKYLIGGTYWPPQYSIMDGETLEPMKIVSTRGNTVDGDYHPEPRVASIVASLTKPEWVVNVKETGMIQLVDYSDIKNLKTTTIESAKFLHDGGWDASGRYFMVAANASNKVAAVDTKTGKLAALVDTAKIPHPGRGANFVHPEFGPVWSTGHLGDAVVSLISTASDDPKFAKYKEHNWKVVQQLKMPGAGNLFVKTHPKSKNFWADAPMNPEREIAEAVFVFDKADLKKEPVRLDVAKDSGLPESKAIRRAVQPEYNEAGDEVWISLWGGKTDQSAIVIYDDKTLKVKKVITDPAIVTPTGKFNVYNTMHDVY, from the coding sequence ATGCAAAAAACTCGTTTGATCGGTTCGGCGCTCGCGATGGCGATCCTGCCGATGGCCATGAGCAGTGCATGGGCGCAGGAAGCGCCGAAGCTGACTGCCGAGGAGATGGAAAAGGGCAAGCTCATCTACTTCGAGCGCTGCGCCGGTTGCCACGGTGTGCTGCGCAAGGGCGCCACCGGCAAGAACCTCGAGCCGCACTGGACCAAGACCGCGCCTGATGGCACCAAGCTCGAGGGCGGCACGCTCAAGCTCGGTACCGATCGCCTGGAGAAGATCATCTCCTACGGCACCGAAGGCGGCATGGTCAACTACGACGACATCCTGACCAAGGAAGAGATCAACCTGATGGCGCGCTACATCCAGAATGAGCCGCCGATCCCGCCCGAGTTCTCGCTGAAGGACATGAAGGACAGCTGGAAGCTGATCGTTCCGGTCAAGGACCGTCCGACCAAGCAGATGAACAAGGTCAACCTGAAGAACGTGTTCGCGATCACGCTGCGCGACGCGGGCAAGCTGGCCCTGGTCGATGGCGACACCCACAAGATCTGGAAGATCCTCGACACCGGCTACGCGGTGCACATCTCGCGCCTGTCGGCTTCAGGCCGCTATGTCTACACCGTCGGTCGTGACGGCCTGACCACCATCATCGACATGTTCTACGAAGAGCCCACCACGGTCGCCACCGTGCGCCTGGGTTCGGACGCGCGTTCGGTCGACACCTCGAAGTTCAAGGGCTACGAGGACAAGTACCTGATCGGCGGCACCTACTGGCCGCCCCAGTACTCGATCATGGACGGCGAGACCCTCGAGCCGATGAAGATCGTGTCGACCCGCGGCAATACCGTCGATGGCGACTATCACCCCGAGCCGCGCGTGGCCTCCATCGTGGCCTCGCTGACCAAGCCGGAGTGGGTGGTCAACGTCAAGGAAACCGGCATGATCCAGCTGGTGGACTACAGCGACATCAAGAACCTGAAGACCACCACGATCGAATCCGCCAAGTTCCTGCACGACGGCGGCTGGGACGCGTCGGGCCGCTACTTCATGGTCGCTGCCAACGCCTCGAACAAGGTCGCCGCGGTCGACACCAAGACGGGCAAGCTCGCCGCGCTGGTCGACACCGCGAAGATCCCGCACCCGGGTCGTGGCGCCAACTTCGTCCATCCGGAGTTCGGCCCGGTCTGGTCGACCGGCCACCTCGGTGACGCCGTCGTCTCGCTGATCTCCACCGCTTCCGACGATCCGAAGTTCGCGAAGTACAAGGAGCACAACTGGAAGGTGGTGCAGCAGCTGAAGATGCCGGGCGCTGGCAACCTGTTCGTCAAGACGCACCCGAAGTCGAAGAACTTCTGGGCCGACGCGCCGATGAACCCCGAGCGTGAGATCGCTGAAGCCGTGTTCGTGTTCGACAAGGCCGATCTGAAGAAGGAGCCGGTCCGCCTCGACGTCGCCAAGGACTCGGGCCTGCCCGAAAGCAAGGCGATCCGTCGTGCGGTGCAGCCCGAGTACAACGAGGCCGGCGACGAAGTCTGGATCTCGCTGTGGGGTGGCAAGACCGACCAGTCCGCGATCGTGATCTACGACGACAAGACCCTGAAGGTGAAGAAGGTGATCACCGACCCGGCCATCGTCACGCCGACCGGCAAGTTCAACGTGTATAACACGATGCACGACGTCTATTGA